The Plectropomus leopardus isolate mb unplaced genomic scaffold, YSFRI_Pleo_2.0 unplaced_scaffold16354, whole genome shotgun sequence region TGTTACCTCTGTGGGTCTGGGGAGGCTCCTCTGAACAGACGTGTGCCGTAGCTTCAGCTCCTTCTCCCTTTCAGCATCCCGCacagcctgaaaaaaaaaacacacacacacacacacacacacacacacacacacacaagtaaacCTTTGTATGACAGCTGTTATTTGAcctgcaggtacacacacatgggtttttattattttattgaggTTATTTACTCTTGAGCGAAACTCAAGCCAGGGTTCATACACTATTTTAAGGTCAAATTCAAGCACTTTCAGATCCATTTTCAAGCTTTTCAAGCACCCTAAAGCTTTGGTTAATGATATAttaatacaaatacatatacactcaaaattattttacttcttTAGCACATTAAAAGATATTTATTACGCTATAAATAACCAAGATCTAAGCTAAGCACAACATTAAAATTCAACcattttcaaggatttcaagGACCTGTACGAACCCCGTGTAGCGTGCATACCTGTTTGCGTGCCTCGATGTCTGCTGAGTCCTCAACGAATCCCGTCTCTGTCTCCGTTTCCTCGAGCTCCTTCTCTGCGTTTTCGGGAAGAACGATCTCAAAGTCGTTCTTTggaacaggaagtgacatcaggCCCtgcctcagctgctgcaggctctccctttgctgtgtgtgacGAAGAGACGCAGAGGTTAAtcccttttcttttctgaatTACAGTTAACCTTATTAGTCTCGattttgctgacattttattcCAAACTGCACCATCAGAGTTTGACAGCAGGCGGATTTCCAACCTCtaaaattgtgaaaacaaaTTGTGACtataaaatatgttgaaaatacTCCTTTTGATTGCAGGTAAGTTTTTGAGGTGGTATTTCACgggattcaaaaaagccatattttggaaaaatcaaaatatataataataataagttgtCACTTCagctgcctctcctctcctgtgaGAGAAAAGAATCTAGCATGACcctaaatgacagaaaaatgaaaacaagacagaaaagttTTGCACATCTGTAATGGGAACCCGTCTAGTGTTGCCTCGAAACGTAAACGCATTTGTAACGAAATATTATGCAGCATCATCAGCACCAGATATTTAAACGTGTGTGAAGAGAGTGTGTATTTACCAGGTGTTTAGCGTACGCGGGGTCAGACAGCTGCTCCTCGCTGTTAATATTCAGTTTGTCTCTCAGCGGAGTTCGCCCGGGGGTCAAACCCGGGGTCGCCGTCCCGCGCGGGGTCATCGCTCCTCCAGCTTGAGGAGTCATGCCCTCCTGCCCCTGACCTTGTGAAGGTGTTCTGTTCGAGATGACCACGAATGTTAACACTTTCAGTACCAGCTGGATTATCACTTAAATGTTCATATCGGCGGTGTATCGGCTCAGACAGGTTACAGCGATGTTACCTGAAAGGTGTACTGAGGACAGTGTTGGGCGTCTGGACGAGCTGCCGCTGAGGCGTCACTCCACTGAAGTCGCTCTCGTGCAGCGGCGTGTTGAGGCCTCCCTTCAGAGGGGTGTCGATGTTGGTCAGAGCCATCAGGTTCTGAGCTtcctaaaaacacacagacacaggagcAACATATCAAACACAGAAAGTTCCTTGAATTCAGTTATCGAAGAGTTTTGACAGAcatgatgtaaatgtttttttgcatgatgGACAACATAAATACTAATGAGCGTTTATGAGCTGTACTTGTATTTGTCTAGctctttttttactgcttttattgaTCAATGGCAAGTTAGCACATCATAACTGTCAAATAAATCCACATAAAACATCCTTAATTTCATTAATAATTCATTGCATTTTACTCTacttttatgcttattttattaataatgtcatttggttatatttgatttattttattttccattttatgttatgcattctgtgcagtcattttttatccttattttatcttacttttacttgtattatcaagtggattttatccatttgaagatgcattctatgtattctattcagatttgattttattttcacatgcaggttttatttctctttttgtcttttatgtgttttaatgtgaagcacttggtgcatttaatttctgtCTTGTAAAACACGTTGGATGAAAGGTGCTAtccaaataaagttttttattattactgaaaCATAACGGATAAAATagaatcataaataaataagtatacATCAGAAATATACTATACAAGTACACCTAATACTTTCCATTGAGACTCTAAAGACGTCTGTGTGTTTATCTTCTGTGGCGTTACAtatgtttaaatacatgttCAGTGCACGTGTGTGTTACCTGCAGTATCCTGTCCTGTGCAGCAGGGGTGCGTGGGGTCCGTAGCCCCGTTGCCATGGCGTTGGTGACGCTGTACTCCGACAGAAGGGCGGAGGAGGCTGAGTTTCCGCTTTCACTCTCCTCTGCAGCTTGGCGGGCGACCTCACTGGCGACGCCAAGTTTGACGACTTCCTCCAGCTCGACATCACTGATCTATGAagaacatgaaataaaaacaaatactacaTAAGTTCTGGACTAACACAGCTGTTAAAAGATTTATTGGGCGTTTAAGTTACAGGTGTGTCTTTGTTACCTGCGGTGAAGGTAAAACCAGTTTGGAGCGTTTCTTGGTGAACTCGGCCACTCCGCTGGTCTGCAGGATGGCAGACGGCAGGTcgctctctttcttcttcttgatcttttgtttgtctttctttctctccctctcctcctgctcactaaccacaaacacacagaaaaacgtATGAATAAAGACCACAGGTTCACCGGGTGTCCTACAACAACATTGTATTTGTGAATATGAAGCTGAATTATAGTTGAATGTGacccacccccccacacacacgcatgccAACATGGATTTAAAACCTGTGCAATTTCATTATCAAAACGTGCAATTTCATTATCATTTCCATGTGCAATTGATGTTTATtggtgtaaatatatatattttttaacagttgagTTTTGCTTCCTGTTTATACTGTTgatattgttctttttgttttatctatCTGGTCCATTCTTTGCTTTGATATccatttgctgctgtaataatcAAATTTCACCACTGTGgaactaataaaggattatcttatctttttgtgtatttgtgtgtttatttgtctcatccaaactgtgtgtgtgtataaagttGTGTGTACTGTTACTGACTTGCGCAG contains the following coding sequences:
- the cdc5l gene encoding cell division cycle 5-like protein, which produces MPRIMIKGGVWRNTEDEILKAAVMKYGKNQWSRIASLLHRKSAKQCKARWYEWLDPSIKKTEWSREEEEKLLHLAKLMPTQWRTIAPIIGRTAAQCLEHYEYLLDKAAQRDNEEEVGDDPRKLKPGEIDPNPETKPARPDPVDMDEDELEMLSEARARLANTQGKKAKRKAREKQLEEARRLAALQKRRELRAAGIDVQKKRKKKRGVDYNAEIPFEKKPAAGFYDTSMEQYNALEPNFKRLRQQHLDGELRNEQEERERKKDKQKIKKKKESDLPSAILQTSGVAEFTKKRSKLVLPSPQISDVELEEVVKLGVASEVARQAAEESESGNSASSALLSEYSVTNAMATGLRTPRTPAAQDRILQEAQNLMALTNIDTPLKGGLNTPLHESDFSGVTPQRQLVQTPNTVLSTPFRTPSQGQGQEGMTPQAGGAMTPRGTATPGLTPGRTPLRDKLNINSEEQLSDPAYAKHLQRESLQQLRQGLMSLPVPKNDFEIVLPENAEKELEETETETGFVEDSADIEARKQAVRDAEREKELKLRHTSVQRSLPRPTE